From Sporosarcina sp. Marseille-Q4943, the proteins below share one genomic window:
- a CDS encoding sorbosone dehydrogenase family protein, whose amino-acid sequence MRKVKVGLRPIVNNINLPTVMKTAVLPGDSIERLFIATQIGEIFYIGNGEVRTFLDIRPRILKLGISNGGYDERGLLGLAFHPSFYYNGLFYLHYSVAGTQGPGALPPSEGARPAQNALPEFFKPNPCEPSTLNLKWLNRETQYDHIDTVEEWVLQSGGQPQKRRTLLNLRRPFFNHNGVNSLNFSPETGRLVLTTGDGGSGYDPFNLSQNDMEIAGKIIEIDVDRNTFIENPPVVTRFNELPATIQETLTVIAKGVRNMPGISFQRFYNQFVKYVGNVGQDLVESIFSFVQYKPIPVTQLIQASLLKSQLDQEGFINLGWRGWEGAFPTSIIRDCSENPTLDEKTVAYYDEAVKTSSKRLQPLTSYFHQDPRPDKFGGTALTGVQAYMGNEIPDLMGSVLFTDIARDEGTLPGRGVLAYTRVRADGRQNDFSVIQTDYNFGSQSAYYVSLGSNANQNRLYLGVYGSMNVTDYNRGTIFEIVP is encoded by the coding sequence TTGAGAAAAGTCAAGGTTGGCTTACGGCCCATCGTAAACAACATAAATTTACCTACCGTTATGAAAACAGCAGTGCTTCCGGGTGACTCCATTGAAAGATTATTTATTGCAACCCAGATAGGAGAAATCTTTTACATAGGAAACGGTGAGGTAAGAACGTTTTTAGATATTCGCCCACGAATCTTAAAGCTAGGTATTTCTAATGGTGGATATGATGAACGGGGATTGCTAGGTCTAGCGTTTCATCCAAGTTTTTATTATAACGGTCTGTTTTATCTTCATTATTCAGTAGCTGGGACACAAGGTCCAGGCGCTCTTCCTCCTTCAGAAGGTGCAAGACCTGCTCAAAATGCTCTTCCTGAATTTTTTAAGCCTAACCCGTGTGAACCCAGCACCTTAAACTTAAAGTGGCTAAATAGAGAAACGCAATATGATCATATTGATACAGTTGAAGAATGGGTTTTACAATCGGGCGGTCAACCTCAAAAACGGCGGACATTGCTCAATTTAAGAAGACCATTTTTTAATCATAACGGTGTTAATAGCTTAAATTTTTCACCTGAAACAGGAAGACTTGTTTTAACAACCGGAGATGGCGGATCAGGTTATGATCCATTTAATCTAAGTCAGAACGATATGGAGATAGCCGGTAAAATAATTGAAATTGATGTAGATAGGAATACATTTATTGAAAATCCGCCCGTCGTTACACGTTTTAATGAACTTCCCGCAACTATTCAGGAAACACTTACGGTCATTGCCAAAGGGGTTCGAAATATGCCTGGCATTTCATTTCAACGGTTTTATAATCAGTTTGTCAAGTATGTAGGAAATGTCGGACAGGATTTGGTAGAGTCGATTTTCTCATTCGTTCAATATAAACCGATACCGGTTACACAGCTCATACAAGCTTCTTTACTGAAGTCTCAACTTGACCAAGAAGGATTTATTAACTTAGGGTGGCGTGGTTGGGAAGGTGCTTTTCCTACTTCGATAATAAGGGACTGCTCTGAAAATCCGACACTAGATGAGAAAACAGTGGCCTATTACGATGAAGCAGTAAAAACCTCATCAAAGCGTCTTCAGCCGTTAACAAGTTATTTTCATCAAGATCCCCGACCAGATAAGTTTGGAGGAACTGCACTTACAGGAGTGCAAGCCTATATGGGGAATGAAATCCCTGATTTAATGGGAAGCGTTCTGTTTACCGATATTGCCCGGGATGAGGGAACTCTTCCAGGTAGAGGGGTTTTAGCTTATACGAGGGTAAGAGCAGATGGTAGACAAAATGATTTTAGTGTTATTCAAACTGATTATAATTTTGGATCCCAATCAGCTTATTATGTTAGTTTAGGATCAAATGCGAATCAAAACAGACTCTATTTAGGGGTTTACGGCTCTATGAATGTAACGGATTATAATAGAGGAACTATTTTTGAAATCGTTCCATGA